The Bacteroidota bacterium genomic interval GCTGTCGTTTGGCAGTTTTGAAGCAAGCCGCTTTCTGGGCTCAAACACGGCAGCACGATTCGCTTTTATCAGGGATTATTGGTGGGCTTCACCGTTTATTATTTTCGCCGGAATAATTGGATTTGCCCAGGCGCTGTGGCTCGGCATTTCATTCTTTCTTAAGAATCCATCACCCCATTTTAAACAGGTAAAAATCCTGCTGATTGCTGCGTTTGTTCTTACCTGGGCAAGTTTTGTTTTTTCAGTAAAAGGACCTTCATCACATACCTTCTATCTGATGTTTCCGCTGGTGATGATTTATTCATTTTACTGCTGGCAGAATCTGTTTGTACGGAAATGGTTCAGAATATTGATGGTATTGCTGTTGGTTTCAGGGATTGTTTTTCATACCACCGTTGGGATGGAGAATTATAAAAAACGCTCGATGTACGTTAACCGTAGCATCCCCGTAAAGGCAATTACCGAGAAAAATTATAAGATTCTGGGTGAACGCAGAAGCTGGGACAGGAATAACTAAAACAGCTATTGGAACATGAAAAATTGTGTTCTGCCGATATTCGTCATTCTTTATTTTCTGGCTGCCCATGGGCAGGACAGCGTGGCTTATCATCGCCTGGACAGGAATTATTATCTCGCGCATCACGACTCACTGATGGCTGTTTACGGAATAAATAAAACCTTTGAACCCGGCTCGGAGCTTGCCGGTCTGGCAGCTCTCACCTTCTATCCGGAACTCAAAAATGTTTCGGTGACCTTCCGCAGACATCCTATAATTACGACCATGTCGGCGGTGCCGCATGCCGAATTTATGCGTTACCGCAAACAAGACCGCAGCTATTTCATTAATATAAACAATCGTAAGAATTTCAAGGGCATACGCTTTGATAATTTGAATTTCAACCAGCAGGTCGGGGTTTTGGGCCATGAGCTGGGACATATCTTATATTATACATCCAAAAGAAGTACAGGGCTGTTTCTGTTTGGCCTGGGCTATTTCTTTCTTGATTTCAGAAGAAATGTGGAAGCCCATACCGACATGACTGCCATATCCCATGAACTGGGCTGGCAATTATATGAATACGCACACTCTCTTTCCACCGATCCAAACGTATCGGAATCATATAAACGGTTTAAATCACGTTTTTATCTGAATGACAACGAGTTATTAGAACTCGTAAAGCAGCATCAGGCTAAGCACACACATTAAAAAGCATCGGCGGAACAGCCGTTTCAGCATTTCCATTCAAAAGCTTGTAAATTACCCGATTAATTACAGCATAACTATTTGTTTTACTAACAATTAACCGTAATTTAAATTGTTAATAAAATATGGTCATTTTTTACAAGGAAAAATTAGGATGTAAGTGTATTTTTTCTAACTTTGTTGAGCTTTAATAAAATTTACATAATTGATTGATAATGAGCGATAAAGATGAAAAAAATGTTGATACGGAAGTAACAACGAATGGCAATGACTACCCGAACGACTATGGTGCTGATTCAATTAAGGTACTTGAAGGACTTGAAGCGGTAAGGAAAAGACCGGCCATGTATATTGGCGATATCAGTTCAAGAGGATTTCATCATCTTGTATATGAGGTTGTTGATAACTCTATTGATGAGGCATTGGCAGGATTTTGCAGTAATATCGATGTAATCATCAATGAAGATAATTCGGTAACGGTTATCGACGACGGTCGCGGTATCCCAACGGGAATCCATGAAAAAGAACAGCGTTCGGCTCTGGAAGTAGTAATGACGGTGTTGCACGCAGGCGGCAAATTCGATAAAGATTCCTACAAAGTTTCCGGTGGATTGCACGGCGTGGGTGTTTCCTGCGTAAATGCACTCTCATCCATGCTCAAAGTTACCGTTTGCCGCGATGGCAAAAGATGGGAACAGGAATACTCATGCGGAGCTCCGCTGTATCCGGTTCGCGAAATCGGTGATACCGATGACCATGGAACAACGGTGCGTTTTCTGCCCGACGCTTCAATATTTACCGTGTCGGAATATAATTTCGAAATTCTTTCTTCACGTCTGCGTGAGCTTGCCTTCCTGAATAAAAGAGTGAAGCTGAGCCTTACCGACCGTCGTGAAAAAACCGAAGACGGAGAATTTGTATTTGAGAAATTCTACTCAGACCACGGCCTGAAAGATTTTATCGAGTACCTGGATGCGAACCGTGAAAAACTGATGCCGGATCCTATCTGTATTGAAGGCGAGAAAAATGATATTCCTATCGAAATAGCGATGCAGTATAACTCATCGTTTGCCGAGAACATCCATTCATACGTTAACAACATTAACACCCACGAAGGTGGAACCCACCTTGCCGGCTTCCGTCGCGCGCTCACCCGCACCCTGAAAACCTATGCCGAAAAATCAGGCATGCTGGCAAAGCTGAAGTTCGACATCAACGGTGATGACTTCCGTGAAGGACTTACCGCTATCATTTCCGTGAAGGTGATGGAACCTCAGTTTGAAGGACAGACCAAAACGAAACTGGGCAACTCCGACGTGATGGGCGCTGTTGATACCATCGTGAGCCAGTTGCTGAATTATTATCTTGACGAGCATCCGAAAGAAGCCCGCATCATTGTCAACAAAGTAATACTTGCCGCTACGGCACGGCACGCTGCACGTAAGGCACGCGAACTGGTTCAGAGAAAGAATGTGCTTTCAGGCTCCAATCTGCCCGGTAAACTCGCCGATTGCAGCGAAAAAGACCCGGCACTTTGCGAGATATACCTCGTTGAGGGAGATTCTGCAGGTGGTACGGCAAAACAGGGCCGCGACCGTAAATTCCAGGCAATACTGCCGCTCAGGGGGAAAATCCTGAACGTGGAGAAAGCCATGATGCATAAAATCTACGAGAACGAAGAAATAAAAAATATGTTCACCGCACTGGGCGTGAGCATTGGAACAACCGAAGACAGCAAAGAACTGAACCTTGACAAGCTGCGCTATCACAAAATCATCATCATGACCGATGCTGACGTGGACGGTAGTCATATCGCCACACTGATACTTACATTCTTCTTCCGCTACATGAAAGAGCTGATTGAAAGGGGTTATATTTATGTTGCGACTCCCCCGCTCTATCTCATCAAAAAAGGAAAAGACGAGAAATATTGCTGGACCGAAGAAGAACGCCTCGCAATTGTGAAAGAATATGCCAAAGACGGCAAAGAAACCGGTATTCATATTCAGCGGTACAAAGGTCTTGGTGAAATGAACTCGGAACAGTTATGGCTCACAACCATGAATCCGGAATTCAGAACACTGCGCCAGGTTACCATTGATAACGGTACTGAAGCCGACCGCATCTTCTCTATGCTGATGGGCGATGAAGTTCCGCCGAGAAGAGAATTTATAGAGCGTAATGCCAAATACGCCAGAATAGACGTTTAACACTTGAAGGCCTGCGCACATTGCGCAGGCTTTTTTATTAATACAGAAACCGTATGAATATAATTGTAACAGGTGCAGGAAAAGGAATTGGTTTTGAAATAGTGAAGGCATTCAGCGCAATGAAAGGGCACACCATTGTTGCCATTTCCAGAAACATCGATTCGCTGAAATTAATATCCGGTTCCGAATCCGGAGTCATTCCCATTGCATACGACCTCACACATGACAACATTTCGCTTCAGCTGATTCCGCAAATCAAACAGCATTTTAATACCATTGATATTGTAATCAACAATGCCGGCGCACTGGTTTCAAAACCTTTTGAGGTAATGTCGGAAGATGATTTTGACGGCATGTTCAATACCAATATCCGTGTGCCGTTTTTCCTGACACAGGCACTGTTGCCCATGATTCAAAAAGGTTCGCACATTGTAAATA includes:
- the gyrB gene encoding DNA topoisomerase (ATP-hydrolyzing) subunit B — encoded protein: MSDKDEKNVDTEVTTNGNDYPNDYGADSIKVLEGLEAVRKRPAMYIGDISSRGFHHLVYEVVDNSIDEALAGFCSNIDVIINEDNSVTVIDDGRGIPTGIHEKEQRSALEVVMTVLHAGGKFDKDSYKVSGGLHGVGVSCVNALSSMLKVTVCRDGKRWEQEYSCGAPLYPVREIGDTDDHGTTVRFLPDASIFTVSEYNFEILSSRLRELAFLNKRVKLSLTDRREKTEDGEFVFEKFYSDHGLKDFIEYLDANREKLMPDPICIEGEKNDIPIEIAMQYNSSFAENIHSYVNNINTHEGGTHLAGFRRALTRTLKTYAEKSGMLAKLKFDINGDDFREGLTAIISVKVMEPQFEGQTKTKLGNSDVMGAVDTIVSQLLNYYLDEHPKEARIIVNKVILAATARHAARKARELVQRKNVLSGSNLPGKLADCSEKDPALCEIYLVEGDSAGGTAKQGRDRKFQAILPLRGKILNVEKAMMHKIYENEEIKNMFTALGVSIGTTEDSKELNLDKLRYHKIIIMTDADVDGSHIATLILTFFFRYMKELIERGYIYVATPPLYLIKKGKDEKYCWTEEERLAIVKEYAKDGKETGIHIQRYKGLGEMNSEQLWLTTMNPEFRTLRQVTIDNGTEADRIFSMLMGDEVPPRREFIERNAKYARIDV
- a CDS encoding SDR family oxidoreductase, which codes for MNIIVTGAGKGIGFEIVKAFSAMKGHTIVAISRNIDSLKLISGSESGVIPIAYDLTHDNISLQLIPQIKQHFNTIDIVINNAGALVSKPFEVMSEDDFDGMFNTNIRVPFFLTQALLPMIQKGSHIVNIGSMGGYQGSKKFNGLSAYSASKAAIACLSESMAEEFKPKGISVNCLALGSVQTEMLAKAFPGLKAPLTAAEMGTFISNFALNANKIFNGKVLPVSLSTP